In the genome of Myxococcus stipitatus, one region contains:
- the truA gene encoding tRNA pseudouridine(38-40) synthase TruA, which translates to MPRLKLTLEYEGTRYVGWQVQANGRSLQAVLEESLGKLLGVESVSVRSAGRTDAGVHATGQVICFDTERTLPMKAYVQGLNGILPPDVAVVSAEEAPEGFDPRRWSRGKRYRYRVNNRRTRSPLLRTTHWEVFTPLDVEAMRRAAVHLVGRHDFSAFRASDCQAKHAVREVRGLRIEGESGGPIAFVVEGTAFLKHMVRNLVGTLVDVGKGKRPEAWVAEVLASGDRKRAGPTAPPQGLVMEEVFYGDGPPPRTTGGEADEDEG; encoded by the coding sequence ATGCCTCGGTTGAAGCTGACGCTCGAATACGAGGGCACTCGGTACGTGGGCTGGCAGGTGCAGGCCAACGGGCGCTCGCTCCAGGCGGTGTTGGAGGAGTCGCTCGGCAAGCTGCTCGGGGTCGAGTCCGTGTCCGTCCGCTCCGCGGGGCGCACGGACGCGGGCGTACATGCGACGGGGCAGGTCATCTGCTTCGACACGGAGCGCACGCTGCCGATGAAGGCGTATGTCCAGGGGCTCAACGGCATCCTCCCCCCGGACGTGGCCGTGGTGAGCGCGGAGGAGGCCCCCGAGGGGTTCGACCCGAGGCGCTGGTCTCGGGGCAAGCGTTACCGTTACCGGGTGAACAATCGCCGGACGCGCTCTCCGCTGCTGCGGACGACCCACTGGGAGGTGTTCACCCCGCTCGACGTGGAGGCCATGCGGAGGGCCGCGGTGCACCTGGTGGGGCGGCACGACTTCTCCGCGTTCCGGGCGTCGGACTGCCAGGCGAAGCACGCGGTCCGCGAGGTGCGCGGCCTGCGCATCGAAGGGGAGTCAGGTGGGCCCATCGCCTTCGTGGTGGAGGGCACGGCCTTCCTGAAGCACATGGTGCGAAACCTCGTCGGGACGCTGGTGGACGTGGGCAAGGGCAAGCGGCCGGAGGCGTGGGTCGCGGAGGTGCTGGCCTCCGGGGACAGGAAGCGGGCGGGCCCCACCGCGCCGCCCCAGGGGCTGGTGATGGAGGAGGTCTTCTACGGGGATGGGCCGCCTCCTCGAACGACGGGCGGCGAGGCAGACGAGGACGAGGGCTGA
- a CDS encoding serine/threonine-protein kinase — MSPVAPQQREAGRFGKYRLVDRIAVGGMAEIFLAQQEDEDGRESPVVIKRIRPHLSKHAAFVKMFLNEARLAAQLNHPNVVQIHDLGKIADSYFIAMEYVAGRDMRRVVPKAEALGIPFPLVYAMKIASCVCAGLHHAHTKVDLYDNPLNIVHRDVSPENIVVAFDGSVKILDFGIAKASNQVSQTRTGEVKGKLSYMSPEQCLGKALDCRSDVFSLGVVLYEWLTGFKLFTGESEVAVMRSITEGKIYAPSYFREDLPERVEVILMKALERDRERRYQTAAEMQRDLDDFLDAYDFTPTPLHLANFIKQLFEEELQEETRRTRTRAATAPTAEDALELSEVASAMETASPPVAAEPPPAVTAPLTIPPGIAALAPGGSDDRTEPRMLAVPLTAELMEAVESVARRNDLPPGRMVAEILESWLKYR; from the coding sequence ATGTCTCCCGTCGCACCGCAGCAGCGTGAGGCCGGTCGCTTCGGCAAGTACCGGCTCGTGGACCGCATCGCCGTCGGAGGGATGGCGGAGATCTTCCTGGCGCAGCAGGAGGATGAGGACGGGCGCGAGTCGCCGGTCGTCATCAAGCGCATCCGCCCGCACCTGTCCAAGCACGCGGCCTTCGTGAAGATGTTCCTCAACGAGGCGCGGCTGGCCGCCCAGCTCAACCACCCCAACGTGGTGCAGATCCACGACCTGGGGAAGATCGCCGACAGCTACTTCATCGCGATGGAGTACGTGGCCGGGCGGGACATGCGGCGCGTCGTCCCCAAGGCGGAGGCGCTCGGGATTCCGTTCCCGCTGGTCTACGCGATGAAGATCGCCTCGTGTGTCTGCGCGGGCCTGCACCACGCGCACACGAAGGTGGACCTCTACGACAACCCGCTCAACATCGTTCACCGCGATGTGTCGCCGGAGAACATCGTCGTCGCCTTCGACGGCTCGGTGAAGATTCTCGACTTCGGCATCGCCAAGGCCTCCAACCAGGTGAGCCAGACGCGCACCGGCGAGGTCAAGGGCAAGCTCAGCTACATGAGCCCGGAGCAGTGCCTGGGCAAGGCGCTGGATTGCCGCAGCGACGTCTTCTCGCTGGGCGTGGTGCTCTACGAGTGGCTCACGGGCTTCAAGCTCTTCACGGGAGAGTCCGAGGTCGCCGTGATGCGCAGCATCACCGAGGGGAAGATCTACGCGCCCTCGTACTTCCGCGAGGACCTGCCGGAGCGCGTGGAAGTCATCCTGATGAAGGCGCTGGAGCGAGACCGCGAGCGGCGCTACCAGACGGCGGCGGAGATGCAGCGCGACCTGGATGACTTCCTGGACGCGTACGACTTCACGCCCACGCCGCTGCACCTGGCCAACTTCATCAAGCAGCTCTTCGAGGAGGAGCTCCAGGAGGAGACGCGAAGGACGAGGACTCGGGCCGCCACCGCGCCGACGGCGGAGGATGCGTTGGAGCTGTCGGAGGTCGCCAGCGCGATGGAGACGGCGAGCCCGCCCGTCGCGGCCGAGCCCCCTCCGGCCGTCACCGCGCCCCTCACCATTCCGCCGGGCATCGCCGCGCTGGCGCCGGGGGGCTCCGACGACCGCACCGAGCCGCGCATGCTGGCCGTGCCGCTCACCGCCGAGCTGATGGAAGCGGTGGAGTCCGTGGCGCGTCGCAACGACCTCCCGCCCGGGCGCATGGTGGCGGAGATCCTCGAGTCCTGGCTCAAGTACCGCTGA
- a CDS encoding class I SAM-dependent rRNA methyltransferase translates to MPTLVDTLRTAQARRGVLLTDARTTAFRVLHGEADGVPDVTVDRFGGLYVVSLYRDFTAVEEEALLDAAMAAWTPASLYLKRRPREARVLANVAKETLAPETAARGAPVESLTALENGVSFLIRPGQGLSVGLYLDMRDTRAWLQQEARGLTVLNLFAYTCAFGVVAMASGAKRALNVDASRRVLEWGEENARLNAQPVDRYDYIAGDVFDWLKRLAKKGERFDLVVSDPPSFSNTKEARFSAARDYARLAEAAARVVAPGGRLVACCNHAGLPMKRFESMVAEGVALAGRQGRALSSSGPSSLDFPSAPGQEPALKVHVVQLR, encoded by the coding sequence ATGCCCACCCTCGTGGACACGCTCCGGACCGCGCAAGCCCGACGCGGTGTCCTGCTGACCGATGCCCGCACCACCGCCTTCCGTGTCCTCCACGGCGAGGCGGATGGCGTCCCCGACGTCACGGTGGACCGCTTCGGTGGCCTGTATGTCGTCAGCCTGTATCGGGACTTCACGGCCGTGGAGGAGGAGGCGCTGCTCGACGCCGCCATGGCCGCGTGGACCCCGGCCAGCCTCTACCTCAAGCGCCGTCCACGTGAGGCTCGGGTCCTCGCCAACGTGGCCAAGGAGACCCTGGCGCCGGAGACGGCCGCGCGTGGGGCTCCGGTGGAGTCGCTCACGGCGCTCGAGAATGGCGTGTCCTTCCTCATCCGTCCGGGGCAGGGCCTCTCGGTGGGGTTGTACCTGGACATGCGCGACACGCGGGCGTGGCTCCAGCAAGAGGCCCGGGGCCTCACGGTGCTCAACCTGTTCGCGTACACCTGCGCGTTCGGCGTGGTCGCGATGGCCTCCGGCGCGAAGCGGGCGCTCAACGTGGACGCCAGCCGGCGCGTGCTGGAGTGGGGCGAGGAGAACGCGCGCCTCAACGCGCAGCCCGTGGACCGCTACGACTACATCGCGGGGGACGTCTTCGACTGGCTCAAGCGCCTGGCGAAGAAGGGGGAGCGCTTCGACCTCGTCGTCTCCGACCCGCCGTCGTTCTCCAACACGAAGGAGGCCCGCTTCTCCGCCGCTCGCGACTACGCCCGTCTGGCGGAGGCCGCCGCGCGGGTCGTCGCACCCGGGGGCCGACTGGTCGCCTGCTGCAACCACGCGGGCCTGCCCATGAAGCGCTTCGAGTCCATGGTGGCCGAAGGGGTGGCGCTTGCGGGCCGTCAAGGCCGGGCGCTGAGCTCCTCGGGGCCTTCTTCCCTCGACTTTCCGAGCGCTCCAGGTCAGGAGCCGGCTCTGAAGGTCCACGTCGTCCAACTTCGTTAG
- a CDS encoding amidohydrolase family protein, protein MEGRLLLKNCAVFRADGRVRRGMAVVVEGGVIRRVAPDAQVPVLPGDWEVACRGRLVAPGLVDSHSHLVNGQLLPPNGQFLLLPPRERLERMRRVARHVTSEDIEALTRFAAARALRNGVTLVVEHLACSDVAGGLAAQARAAESVGLRLVTSHSTHSMDGASQADGWLEANADFARRHAKHGLVRGALGFHASYTCEDALLSRIAKLSNELDVPTVFHLAENEDDLSTTYARHGQRVVPRLDALGLLGPRAIAGYARALDSAEVARLEQSQTFVSLAARGVRTLERGTDPMEAILLRLHLLGLGTGGHGTLQEELLAALVGVLRISRAGHLPDVDSTLAHLLVSGPAELCTRLFGLPSGTVEEGSIADLVVYDSVPAADPETGYSPYLIGQLSRSPVAWTVVDGRVRVREGQLLSTDYVDVSRAATEALERVWSRARLGS, encoded by the coding sequence ATGGAAGGTCGCCTGCTGCTGAAGAACTGCGCCGTGTTCCGGGCGGATGGACGGGTCCGGCGCGGAATGGCCGTGGTGGTCGAGGGCGGCGTCATTCGCCGCGTCGCGCCCGATGCCCAGGTGCCTGTCCTTCCGGGTGACTGGGAAGTGGCCTGCCGGGGACGGCTCGTGGCCCCGGGCCTGGTGGACAGCCATTCCCATCTCGTCAACGGCCAGCTGCTCCCGCCCAACGGGCAGTTCCTCCTGCTGCCTCCGCGCGAGCGCCTGGAGCGCATGCGCCGCGTGGCCCGGCACGTCACCTCCGAGGATATCGAAGCGCTCACCCGCTTCGCCGCCGCGCGTGCGCTGCGCAACGGCGTCACGCTGGTCGTCGAGCACCTGGCTTGCTCGGACGTGGCGGGGGGCCTCGCCGCCCAGGCCCGTGCCGCCGAGAGCGTGGGCCTCCGGCTCGTGACGAGCCACTCCACCCACAGCATGGACGGAGCGTCGCAAGCCGACGGGTGGCTCGAGGCCAACGCGGACTTCGCCCGCCGCCACGCCAAGCACGGGCTGGTGCGCGGGGCCCTGGGCTTCCACGCGTCGTACACCTGCGAGGACGCGCTCCTCTCGCGCATCGCGAAGCTCAGCAACGAGCTCGATGTCCCCACGGTCTTCCACCTCGCGGAGAACGAGGACGACCTCAGCACCACGTATGCGCGGCACGGGCAGCGCGTCGTGCCTCGCCTGGATGCGCTGGGGCTGCTCGGGCCTCGGGCCATCGCGGGGTATGCCCGCGCGCTCGACAGCGCGGAGGTCGCGCGCCTGGAGCAGAGCCAGACGTTCGTCTCGCTCGCGGCCCGGGGTGTGCGGACGCTGGAGCGCGGCACGGACCCGATGGAGGCCATCCTCCTGCGCCTGCACCTGCTCGGTCTGGGCACGGGCGGACACGGCACGCTCCAGGAGGAGCTGCTCGCGGCGCTCGTCGGGGTCCTCCGCATCTCCCGCGCGGGGCACCTGCCGGACGTGGACAGCACCCTCGCGCACCTGCTCGTCAGTGGCCCCGCGGAGCTGTGCACCCGCTTGTTCGGTCTGCCTTCAGGCACCGTCGAGGAAGGCAGCATCGCGGACCTCGTCGTCTATGACTCCGTGCCCGCGGCCGACCCGGAAACCGGTTACTCGCCGTACCTGATTGGTCAGCTCTCCCGCTCGCCCGTGGCCTGGACGGTCGTCGATGGTCGCGTCCGCGTGCGGGAGGGCCAGCTGCTGAGCACCGACTACGTGGACGTGTCCCGCGCCGCCACGGAGGCCCTGGAGCGCGTCTGGTCTCGCGCGCGGCTGGGAAGCTGA
- a CDS encoding YfhO family protein, whose protein sequence is MKRRPVSWGKVLLSVAGLLALLAFAYSPVLGGNLLAGRDVFRIFFPDSAFLLESLRAGELPLWNPYLRLGQPFAATLYSQVYYPPRWVAVLLAGPIASMTVMHVAHAALAAVGVFLLARRLRASWPAALVAGAMFGLSPMMTDLGIQQNVVDAAAWSGFIVLAALDLTARFGRGPLVVLAVTSAMSLFAGSPETTLWQGIVAVLVAALGRPSASGPVANSTPPHRGIVGLASSERAREEPLLATGTESPAAITAPHDMATRALPTTGATLQAVTVSTSRKAQPIALRARVLAVARVTAGFVLSIVLASVVLLPAAEFAGNSLRAQRGWSEQLAWSVSWPQVLSTVWPLADWPRDRYWGEDQWFILNLFLGTLPCALAVLGGLHGPRRVRPFVVGALGLVMLSLGRHLPPAAWFIQTFPPFSLFRYPAKYFVGAAFCFAVLSAFGLDAMGRLARGVPPSRWKAALTFIGMGVAIAISGPLVRKLPMRASAEAGAPWVPFALGLAVLVFWLLPWSFARPRRVRHGLAALAILELAAAHSLLGIPKYTPWEALRQPFSLRPHLPEPFPGRISADIEGPEDPTRAVVTNTIERSLDRLMPNRFVEERLPALEGYGAPEPLRSNVFHLAGERGVYDLAGVTHYLRQGPPPYEDLELLHQAEDGTTLSRSRTALPHAFLVQRARVVTDEEALDAVLDPDQPFREIAFLSSGEPLDRPACKGTVSTQRQSAQHLALDVTACDESYLIVSASHYPGWRATVDGKDVPIHRANLALRAVRLSPGEHHIRFDYQPTSFRLGLVLSLLGGLTLVGVMFAPRRRAKVQPG, encoded by the coding sequence ATGAAGCGACGTCCGGTGTCGTGGGGCAAGGTGCTCCTCTCCGTGGCGGGCTTGCTGGCCCTGCTCGCGTTCGCGTACAGCCCCGTGCTCGGTGGCAACCTGCTCGCGGGACGGGATGTGTTCCGCATCTTCTTCCCGGACTCGGCCTTCCTGCTCGAGTCGCTGCGCGCGGGAGAGCTGCCGCTCTGGAATCCGTACCTGCGACTGGGTCAGCCGTTCGCCGCGACGCTGTACTCGCAGGTGTATTACCCGCCGCGCTGGGTGGCGGTGCTGCTCGCGGGGCCCATCGCATCGATGACGGTGATGCACGTCGCGCACGCGGCGCTCGCGGCCGTGGGCGTGTTCCTCCTCGCGCGAAGGCTGCGCGCATCGTGGCCCGCGGCGCTGGTCGCGGGAGCGATGTTCGGCCTGTCGCCGATGATGACGGACCTGGGCATCCAGCAGAACGTCGTGGATGCGGCGGCGTGGAGCGGGTTCATCGTGCTCGCCGCGCTGGACCTCACCGCGCGTTTCGGGCGGGGACCGCTGGTGGTGCTCGCGGTGACCTCCGCGATGTCCCTGTTCGCGGGCTCACCGGAGACCACGCTGTGGCAGGGAATCGTCGCGGTGCTCGTGGCGGCACTCGGGCGTCCCTCGGCATCGGGGCCTGTCGCTAACTCCACGCCACCACACCGTGGCATCGTCGGCCTGGCGTCATCGGAGCGTGCCCGCGAAGAACCACTGCTCGCCACGGGCACGGAGAGCCCAGCGGCAATCACAGCCCCTCATGACATGGCCACACGGGCCTTGCCCACGACGGGGGCCACCCTCCAGGCCGTGACGGTGTCGACGTCACGGAAGGCACAGCCCATTGCGCTTCGTGCACGGGTGCTCGCGGTCGCGCGAGTCACCGCGGGCTTCGTTCTGTCCATCGTGCTCGCGTCGGTGGTGCTGCTCCCGGCAGCGGAGTTCGCCGGCAACTCCCTCCGGGCACAACGAGGCTGGTCCGAGCAGCTCGCGTGGTCCGTCTCGTGGCCGCAAGTCCTCTCCACAGTGTGGCCGCTCGCGGACTGGCCTCGCGACAGGTACTGGGGCGAGGACCAGTGGTTCATCCTCAACCTCTTCCTCGGCACCCTGCCCTGTGCCCTGGCAGTGCTGGGCGGACTCCACGGCCCTCGCCGTGTTCGTCCCTTCGTGGTGGGTGCGCTGGGGCTCGTGATGCTGAGCCTGGGACGTCACCTTCCACCGGCCGCATGGTTCATCCAGACGTTCCCGCCCTTCTCCCTCTTCCGCTACCCGGCGAAGTACTTCGTGGGCGCGGCCTTCTGCTTCGCCGTCCTCTCCGCCTTCGGGCTCGACGCGATGGGAAGGCTCGCGCGCGGCGTGCCTCCGTCGCGATGGAAGGCGGCGCTCACGTTCATCGGCATGGGGGTGGCCATCGCCATCAGTGGCCCGCTGGTCCGCAAGCTCCCCATGCGAGCCTCCGCCGAGGCCGGCGCCCCCTGGGTTCCCTTCGCACTGGGCCTCGCGGTCCTCGTCTTCTGGCTGCTGCCCTGGTCCTTCGCGCGCCCGCGCCGCGTCCGTCATGGGCTGGCGGCCCTCGCGATTCTCGAACTCGCCGCAGCGCACTCGCTGCTTGGCATTCCCAAGTACACGCCCTGGGAAGCCCTGCGGCAGCCCTTCTCCCTCCGCCCGCATCTGCCCGAGCCCTTCCCCGGGCGCATCAGCGCGGACATCGAAGGCCCCGAGGACCCGACGCGGGCCGTGGTGACGAACACCATCGAGCGCAGCCTCGACCGCCTCATGCCGAACCGCTTCGTGGAGGAGCGGCTGCCCGCGCTGGAGGGCTACGGTGCGCCCGAGCCGCTGCGCTCCAACGTCTTCCACCTCGCGGGGGAGCGCGGTGTCTACGACCTCGCCGGCGTCACCCACTATCTCCGCCAGGGCCCTCCTCCCTACGAAGACCTGGAGCTGCTGCATCAAGCGGAAGACGGCACGACCCTCTCGCGCTCGCGCACCGCCCTGCCCCATGCCTTCCTCGTGCAGCGAGCACGGGTCGTCACGGATGAAGAGGCCCTGGACGCGGTGCTCGACCCGGACCAGCCCTTCCGGGAGATTGCCTTCCTCTCCTCCGGAGAGCCGCTGGACCGCCCCGCCTGCAAGGGAACAGTGAGCACCCAGCGACAGAGCGCCCAGCACCTCGCGCTGGATGTGACGGCCTGCGACGAGAGCTACCTCATCGTGTCCGCCAGCCACTACCCCGGCTGGCGAGCAACAGTGGACGGGAAGGACGTCCCCATCCACCGCGCCAACCTCGCCCTGCGAGCGGTGAGGCTGAGCCCTGGCGAGCACCACATCCGCTTCGACTACCAGCCCACCAGCTTCCGCCTCGGGCTCGTCCTGTCATTGCTCGGCGGCCTCACCCTCGTGGGGGTGATGTTCGCGCCGCGACGTCGCGCGAAGGTCCAGCCGGGCTAG
- a CDS encoding MerR family transcriptional regulator, with amino-acid sequence MALTVSQVARLAKISVRTLHHYDALELLCPSERSDAGYRLYSQADLRRLQQVLFFRELGFPLEEIRRILGNPDFDLRAALLMQRRLLDERAERLDALRHAVDAALASIDQGTQMSGEEMFEGFEPARYEDEVKERWGDTEAYRESKRRTAKYKKDDWRRIKEEADGVFDGLSRLLEAGRAPTEREAMDLAEAHRQHLIRWFYPCTPDFHRALGEMYVSDARFTENIDSKRPGLALFARDAFVANAARQSS; translated from the coding sequence ATGGCCCTGACCGTCAGTCAAGTCGCTCGCCTGGCCAAGATCAGCGTGCGCACGCTGCACCACTACGACGCGCTGGAGCTGCTGTGCCCGTCGGAGCGCAGCGATGCGGGTTACCGGCTGTACTCGCAGGCGGACCTGCGGCGGTTGCAACAGGTGCTCTTCTTCCGGGAGCTGGGTTTCCCGCTGGAGGAGATTCGCCGCATCCTGGGCAATCCCGACTTCGACCTTCGCGCGGCCCTGCTCATGCAACGCCGGTTGTTGGATGAGCGCGCCGAGCGGCTGGATGCCTTGAGGCACGCCGTGGATGCGGCGCTGGCCTCCATTGACCAGGGGACGCAGATGAGTGGCGAAGAGATGTTCGAGGGGTTCGAGCCAGCGCGCTACGAAGACGAGGTGAAGGAGCGCTGGGGCGACACGGAGGCGTATCGGGAGTCGAAGCGACGGACCGCGAAGTACAAGAAGGACGACTGGCGCCGCATCAAGGAGGAGGCCGATGGCGTCTTCGACGGTCTGTCGCGGTTGCTCGAAGCGGGCCGCGCGCCGACGGAGCGCGAGGCCATGGACCTGGCGGAGGCTCATCGGCAGCACCTCATCCGCTGGTTCTACCCCTGCACCCCGGACTTCCACCGGGCGCTGGGCGAGATGTACGTGAGCGATGCGCGCTTCACGGAGAACATCGACAGCAAGCGGCCCGGTCTCGCGCTCTTCGCGCGGGATGCCTTCGTCGCGAACGCCGCGCGGCAGAGCAGCTAG
- a CDS encoding fused MFS/spermidine synthase, producing the protein MEALPLNSPSSWRTGLPFRLWVFLGSFLLFQVELIVARVLLPSYGSSAAIWTTCLVFYQAVLLLGYFYSSRVTPHVLQGRYRWAHLAVVLTAVVVLPFRLRHFELPPVAAILLTLTLSLGWPFLALSTTSVVAQGWLTRTSHPSREDPFFLYGTSNAGALLALLTFPFIVEPALDLETQLLVWYVGYGLFALLAALCIRNVRAGVSEAKDTSAPVEPRPKAPLASRLTWLLLSASANALLLAVTNVLTLDASIPLLWILPLSLYLLTLIVCFSRRPPTPTGLNRLAVGSLVLAGVAALFALARAQTSLPSLVLHSTVLWVGCLLMHGNLVWCRPTDSRLLGSFYLHVSLGGLAGTLMLALGIPLLMGSLALPYLDHGVAGLLILAGLAARDAARRNQGLPVPRLAPYVSAGAAVFVVGILAVSGWALARGRLEGSRTFYGQYTVKDAEGLRLFQHGSTVHGVENLAPEERGEPLSYYHRGSAVGRVFASALIPRGRVAVVGLGIGSLAAYGRAGETWDFYELDPEVERLARRHFSLLGSSQANVRVLAGDARLRIEEAQDQGYDVIVLDAFSSDFVPTHLLTREAISLYLRKLRPGGILLFHVSSRLFNLVPVLTRLSAELNVPGLVNRPETLSVEELASGRSPSIWFAMSPNPDTAANLARELPFQPVGATPEMLGRRAWTDGYVNLLHALATP; encoded by the coding sequence ATGGAGGCACTCCCCCTGAATTCCCCGTCGAGCTGGCGCACCGGACTGCCGTTCCGACTCTGGGTCTTCCTCGGCTCGTTCCTGCTCTTCCAGGTGGAGCTCATCGTCGCCCGGGTGCTCCTGCCCTCGTATGGGAGCAGCGCGGCGATCTGGACGACGTGCCTGGTGTTCTACCAGGCGGTGTTGCTGCTGGGTTACTTCTACTCGAGCCGCGTCACCCCGCACGTCCTCCAAGGTCGCTACCGGTGGGCACACCTCGCCGTCGTCCTGACAGCGGTGGTGGTCCTCCCCTTCCGGCTGCGCCACTTCGAGCTGCCTCCGGTCGCCGCCATCCTGCTGACGCTCACGCTGTCGCTGGGCTGGCCCTTTCTCGCGCTGTCGACGACCAGCGTCGTCGCGCAGGGCTGGCTCACCCGGACGTCGCATCCGTCGAGGGAGGACCCCTTCTTCCTCTACGGGACCTCGAACGCGGGGGCCCTGCTGGCGCTGCTGACGTTCCCGTTCATCGTGGAGCCGGCGCTGGACCTCGAGACGCAGCTGCTCGTCTGGTACGTGGGCTATGGGCTCTTCGCGCTGCTCGCGGCGCTGTGCATCCGGAACGTGCGGGCGGGCGTGTCCGAGGCGAAGGACACCTCGGCCCCCGTGGAGCCGAGGCCGAAGGCGCCGCTGGCTTCGCGCCTCACGTGGCTGCTTTTGTCGGCGAGCGCCAATGCGCTGCTGCTCGCGGTGACGAACGTGCTCACGCTGGATGCCTCCATCCCGCTGCTGTGGATTCTCCCGCTGTCGCTCTATCTGCTCACGCTCATCGTCTGCTTCTCCCGCCGGCCTCCGACGCCCACGGGGTTGAATCGACTGGCGGTGGGCAGTCTGGTGCTCGCGGGAGTGGCCGCGCTGTTCGCGCTGGCGCGCGCGCAGACGTCGCTTCCGTCACTGGTGCTGCACAGCACGGTGCTCTGGGTGGGCTGCCTGTTGATGCATGGGAACCTGGTGTGGTGCCGGCCCACGGACTCCCGACTGCTGGGCTCGTTCTATCTGCACGTGTCGCTGGGAGGACTGGCCGGGACGCTGATGCTCGCGCTGGGCATTCCGCTGCTGATGGGCTCGCTGGCGCTCCCCTATCTGGACCATGGCGTCGCGGGACTGCTCATCCTCGCGGGGCTCGCGGCCCGGGATGCCGCGCGGCGAAACCAGGGGCTGCCGGTGCCTCGGCTCGCGCCCTATGTCTCCGCAGGCGCGGCGGTGTTCGTCGTCGGAATCCTCGCGGTGTCGGGCTGGGCGCTCGCACGAGGGCGGCTGGAGGGCTCGCGCACGTTCTATGGCCAGTACACGGTGAAGGACGCGGAGGGGCTGCGCCTCTTCCAGCACGGGAGCACCGTGCACGGCGTGGAGAACCTGGCGCCTGAAGAGCGAGGGGAGCCGCTCTCGTACTACCACCGAGGCTCCGCCGTGGGCCGCGTGTTCGCCTCGGCGCTGATTCCCCGGGGACGGGTCGCCGTGGTGGGCCTGGGCATCGGGAGCCTCGCCGCCTATGGGCGGGCTGGGGAGACGTGGGACTTCTACGAGCTGGACCCCGAGGTGGAGCGACTGGCGCGCAGACACTTCAGCCTGCTGGGCTCGAGCCAGGCGAACGTGCGCGTGCTCGCGGGGGATGCGCGATTGAGAATCGAGGAGGCCCAGGACCAGGGCTACGACGTCATCGTCCTGGATGCGTTCTCGAGTGACTTCGTCCCCACGCACCTGCTGACCCGCGAGGCCATCTCCCTCTATCTGCGCAAGCTGCGGCCGGGTGGGATCCTGCTGTTCCACGTCTCGAGCCGACTCTTCAACCTCGTCCCCGTGCTCACGCGCTTGAGCGCGGAGCTGAACGTGCCAGGGCTCGTGAATCGACCGGAGACCCTCTCGGTCGAGGAGCTGGCGTCGGGCCGCTCACCGAGCATCTGGTTCGCGATGAGCCCGAATCCGGACACGGCCGCGAACCTCGCGAGGGAGCTCCCGTTCCAGCCGGTTGGCGCCACGCCGGAGATGCTCGGGCGCCGCGCATGGACGGACGGCTACGTGAACCTGCTGCACGCGCTCGCGACGCCGTAG